The following are from one region of the Marinomonas sp. CT5 genome:
- the yjjX gene encoding inosine/xanthosine triphosphatase — MTTPLSSTVIRVSVGSTNPVKVNAARQAFLQIFPNHTIHCEEMHAPSEVADQPMTEAETRLGAQNRAKYCYEHVSNQGMDFFVSMEGGVDQFEEGAATFAYVAIVNSDGEMMTGRSANLPLPEKVFKRLQNNEELGVVMDDLFNTDNIRQKGGAIGLFTNHAATRETVYTQALILALAPALYPEHYQSRKKKNE; from the coding sequence ATGACAACTCCACTAAGTTCCACCGTAATTAGGGTAAGCGTAGGATCAACCAATCCAGTTAAAGTAAATGCAGCCAGACAGGCGTTTTTACAAATATTCCCAAATCACACGATTCATTGTGAAGAAATGCACGCGCCATCAGAGGTTGCTGATCAACCCATGACAGAAGCCGAAACACGTCTTGGCGCTCAAAACCGAGCAAAATACTGCTATGAGCATGTTAGCAATCAAGGAATGGATTTTTTTGTTTCGATGGAAGGTGGTGTTGATCAATTTGAGGAGGGTGCAGCAACCTTTGCCTACGTGGCTATTGTAAATAGTGACGGGGAAATGATGACTGGCCGTTCTGCAAATTTGCCACTACCAGAAAAAGTCTTTAAACGATTGCAAAACAATGAAGAATTAGGTGTCGTCATGGATGACTTATTTAATACAGACAATATTCGTCAAAAAGGTGGTGCCATCGGATTGTTCACCAACCATGCAGCCACAAGAGAAACGGTTTATACCCAAGCGCTAATCCTTGCGCTAGCGCCAGCGCTATATCCTGAACATTATCAATCACGGAAAAAGAAGAACGAATGA
- the sppA gene encoding signal peptide peptidase SppA, producing MSWTEDEDREKSLNQAPDTQEESAIQEKTEKVDPNKEIWTLLEKTLSENLIEKRRARRWRIFFRFTTLAIFVGIISSWIVKSNFEEVSLENNVVAMIPMRGVIGADNEIESSEYVRLLNVAYKNPSLKGVVIEMNSPGGSPVHSGIIYDAIRKKEQDYPDIPVFVVVEDMAASGGYYIASAANQIYADKASLVGSIGVISSGFDASNLLEKIGVERRTFTAGRNKAFLDPFTPMTEEAKEKWQAVLDETHSQFINAVKKGRGDRLVITDDVFSGMVFTGSQAVKIGLIDGLASVNEILDTRFPNAEPVIYEPKQESWRELAKELGVEMATKVINSTSLQ from the coding sequence ATGAGCTGGACAGAAGACGAAGATAGAGAAAAGTCACTTAATCAGGCACCAGATACGCAAGAAGAGAGCGCTATTCAGGAAAAAACTGAGAAAGTGGACCCAAATAAAGAAATTTGGACCTTGCTTGAAAAAACACTTAGCGAAAACCTTATAGAAAAACGCCGGGCTAGACGTTGGAGAATTTTCTTTCGATTCACTACGTTAGCCATTTTTGTAGGGATAATTTCTAGCTGGATTGTTAAATCAAACTTTGAAGAAGTCAGTCTAGAGAACAATGTGGTTGCTATGATTCCTATGCGCGGAGTGATCGGTGCGGATAATGAAATAGAATCTTCGGAATATGTTCGTCTACTTAATGTTGCCTACAAGAATCCAAGCTTAAAAGGGGTAGTTATTGAGATGAACAGTCCTGGGGGCAGTCCAGTGCATTCAGGCATTATTTACGATGCTATTCGTAAAAAAGAGCAAGATTACCCAGATATTCCTGTTTTCGTAGTTGTTGAAGATATGGCGGCTTCTGGTGGGTATTATATTGCGTCTGCGGCTAATCAAATTTATGCCGATAAAGCGAGTTTAGTTGGCTCAATTGGTGTTATTTCATCAGGGTTTGATGCCAGCAACTTGCTTGAAAAAATTGGTGTAGAGCGACGTACTTTTACGGCGGGCCGCAATAAGGCATTTCTTGACCCTTTCACACCAATGACAGAGGAGGCCAAAGAGAAATGGCAAGCAGTGTTGGATGAAACGCACAGTCAGTTTATTAACGCTGTTAAAAAAGGTCGTGGTGACAGGCTTGTTATTACGGACGATGTGTTCTCCGGTATGGTGTTTACAGGCTCTCAAGCCGTTAAAATCGGTCTAATTGATGGGTTGGCCAGTGTTAATGAAATATTGGATACCCGCTTTCCGAATGCTGAGCCGGTTATATACGAACCTAAGCAAGAGTCTTGGCGCGAATTAGCCAAAGAGCTTGGTGTTGAGATGGCAACAAAGGTAATTAACTCTACGAGCCTTCAGTAG
- the yjjG gene encoding pyrimidine 5'-nucleotidase translates to MKYKWIIFDADETLFHFDNFAGLKHMFAKHDIAFEKQDYDEYQTVNKQLWVEYQNNQITAEQLQTRRFKLWSDRLKISPKDLNKQFLESMAEICQTLPGATELVKYLFDNNVRMAIITNGFVQLQQIRLERTGMLPYFSPVVISELVGVAKPHPTIFQHALVQMGNPDKDKILMVGDTLESDIVGGINFGIDTCWLNHHNKTHPKEITPTFQIRSLDELLNWFKSQ, encoded by the coding sequence ATGAAATACAAATGGATTATATTTGACGCTGACGAAACACTTTTTCACTTCGATAATTTTGCAGGCTTAAAGCATATGTTTGCCAAGCATGATATTGCTTTCGAAAAGCAAGATTACGACGAATATCAGACTGTAAACAAACAGCTTTGGGTGGAGTATCAAAACAACCAAATTACGGCAGAGCAACTGCAAACAAGACGGTTTAAATTATGGTCTGATAGACTAAAAATTAGCCCGAAGGATCTCAATAAACAGTTTTTAGAATCCATGGCTGAAATCTGTCAAACATTGCCAGGTGCCACTGAGTTAGTTAAATATCTATTCGACAACAATGTACGTATGGCCATTATTACCAATGGATTTGTACAGTTACAACAGATTAGATTAGAACGAACTGGAATGTTGCCATACTTTTCACCGGTGGTTATTTCAGAATTGGTTGGCGTCGCTAAACCTCATCCTACAATCTTCCAGCATGCTTTAGTGCAAATGGGTAATCCCGACAAAGATAAAATCCTGATGGTTGGTGATACGCTAGAGTCTGATATTGTAGGCGGAATCAATTTTGGTATTGATACATGTTGGCTGAACCATCATAACAAAACGCATCCAAAAGAGATCACGCCAACATTCCAAATACGGTCTTTAGATGAGCTGCTTAATTGGTTTAAGTCTCAATAA
- the prmB gene encoding 50S ribosomal protein L3 N(5)-glutamine methyltransferase, which translates to MSYKQSAVRDLTSIKDFIRWTFSRFQKADLFYGHGTDNPWDEAIHLVMGALKLPIDFDRDMLDCALTYNEKKHILKLVDTRITKREPLPYLLGEAWFMGLPFKVTKDTLIPRSPIISLLETEFTPWLKNYPLHILDMCTGSGCLGIAAALVFEDAQVDISDISEAALTVANENILRHQVEDKVRAIHSDMFKNLAGNQYDLIICNPPYVDADDFQSAPAEFHNEPELALTSGEDGLTFTHEFLAQVAHYLQDDGILVYEVGNTEIALQAAYPNIPFMWVELEQGGNGVFILTKEQLSELLQEQK; encoded by the coding sequence ATGAGCTACAAACAATCCGCCGTTCGTGATTTAACCTCTATCAAAGATTTTATCCGCTGGACCTTCAGCCGCTTCCAAAAGGCTGATTTGTTCTATGGCCATGGTACAGACAACCCTTGGGATGAAGCTATTCACTTGGTTATGGGGGCTTTAAAGCTTCCTATTGATTTTGATCGAGACATGTTGGATTGCGCTCTGACATACAATGAAAAAAAACACATTCTTAAGCTGGTAGACACTCGCATTACAAAACGAGAGCCTTTACCGTACCTGTTAGGTGAAGCATGGTTTATGGGCTTACCATTTAAAGTGACGAAAGATACATTAATTCCACGCTCACCAATCATTTCACTGTTAGAAACCGAATTTACGCCTTGGTTGAAAAATTACCCATTACATATCTTAGATATGTGCACCGGGTCTGGCTGCTTAGGTATCGCAGCGGCACTCGTTTTTGAAGATGCCCAAGTGGATATTTCTGATATTAGTGAAGCCGCTTTAACTGTGGCTAATGAAAATATTTTACGTCACCAAGTAGAAGACAAAGTTCGTGCTATCCACTCTGATATGTTTAAAAACTTGGCCGGGAACCAATACGATCTGATTATTTGCAACCCGCCATATGTTGATGCTGATGACTTCCAGAGTGCACCGGCAGAATTTCACAACGAGCCGGAATTAGCCTTAACGTCTGGTGAAGATGGCCTGACTTTTACTCATGAATTTTTAGCCCAAGTCGCGCATTATCTGCAAGATGACGGTATATTAGTCTACGAAGTAGGAAACACTGAAATTGCGCTGCAAGCGGCTTATCCCAACATTCCATTTATGTGGGTTGAATTAGAGCAGGGTGGTAATGGTGTTTTTATCCTAACAAAAGAACAACTTAGCGAACTATTACAAGAGCAGAAATAA
- the tusA gene encoding sulfurtransferase TusA translates to MEHQAVLDATDLLCPEPVMMLHVEMRKIAAKDVLKVIATDPSTTRDIPKFCQFLGHKLLKQEQNDNIYYYWIEKK, encoded by the coding sequence ATGGAACACCAAGCCGTGCTTGATGCAACAGACTTACTTTGTCCAGAACCCGTCATGATGCTTCATGTTGAAATGCGTAAAATAGCGGCCAAAGATGTTTTAAAGGTCATTGCTACTGACCCGTCTACAACTAGAGACATTCCAAAATTTTGTCAATTCCTTGGTCATAAGCTCCTTAAGCAAGAGCAAAATGACAATATCTATTATTATTGGATCGAGAAAAAATAA
- the hemN gene encoding oxygen-independent coproporphyrinogen III oxidase has product MIWDSSLIAKYDLSGPRYTSYPTAPQFNSGISKIALIDKMLTPSQAPISLYFHIPFCAHLCYYCACNKIVTKQYEKGTEYVELLGEEMRLRSLMLDHTRKVTQLHFGGGTPTFLTEELFEVLFNTIEQHFNLVNDGSQDYSIEIDPREISKPKLKLLTEKGINRISIGVQDFDIKVQEAIHRIQPVDMVRNLVDDARELGIKSINFDLIYGLPYQTIEGFKKTLSQVVELSPDRISLFNYAHLPDRFRAQKRITDDSLPISSLKLDLLKMSIEYLIAAGYEYIGMDHFAKPTDSLVIAQQEGQLQRNFQGYTTHADTELIAFGVSAISDLNGVYIQNHTDLSEYRSRIEKGQLAIAKGYISDLDDRIRHQVIMTLISQFALNTSAIEQKFNIHFFDYFSNEVENLTPMLEDGMLLIERSGVQTTIQVTPKGRLLIRCICMAFDKYLNGAIKYSKVI; this is encoded by the coding sequence ATGATCTGGGACTCCTCACTTATCGCTAAATACGACCTGTCTGGGCCTCGTTATACTTCTTACCCAACAGCGCCACAATTTAATTCCGGCATTAGTAAAATTGCATTAATTGATAAAATGCTAACGCCTTCACAAGCCCCTATTAGCTTGTATTTCCATATTCCATTCTGCGCCCATCTTTGCTACTACTGTGCCTGCAATAAAATAGTAACTAAGCAGTATGAAAAAGGTACTGAGTATGTGGAATTGCTTGGTGAAGAAATGCGATTAAGAAGTCTTATGCTTGATCACACAAGAAAAGTAACTCAACTGCATTTTGGAGGAGGCACCCCAACCTTTTTAACTGAAGAGTTGTTTGAAGTCTTATTCAATACTATTGAGCAGCATTTCAATCTAGTTAACGATGGTAGCCAAGACTACAGCATTGAAATCGACCCAAGAGAAATCAGCAAGCCTAAACTTAAGTTGTTAACAGAAAAAGGCATAAACCGTATCAGCATTGGTGTGCAAGATTTTGACATCAAAGTTCAAGAAGCCATTCACCGTATACAACCCGTAGACATGGTCAGAAATCTAGTCGATGACGCTAGAGAGCTAGGTATTAAGTCAATTAACTTTGATCTCATTTATGGGCTTCCGTATCAAACAATAGAAGGCTTTAAAAAAACGCTTTCACAAGTAGTTGAGTTATCACCAGATAGAATTTCGCTGTTTAATTATGCTCATTTGCCTGATCGTTTTCGCGCGCAAAAGCGCATCACAGATGACAGCTTACCTATTTCAAGTTTGAAACTTGATTTACTGAAAATGAGTATTGAATACTTGATTGCAGCCGGCTATGAATACATAGGTATGGACCACTTCGCAAAACCAACCGATAGCTTAGTGATCGCTCAGCAAGAAGGTCAACTACAACGTAATTTCCAAGGTTATACCACTCATGCAGATACTGAGCTGATTGCATTTGGTGTTTCAGCCATTAGTGACTTAAATGGTGTTTACATACAGAACCATACTGACTTATCCGAATATAGAAGCCGCATAGAAAAGGGACAATTAGCGATAGCGAAAGGATATATTAGTGATCTAGATGATAGAATTCGTCATCAAGTTATAATGACGTTGATTTCGCAGTTTGCGCTCAACACAAGCGCAATTGAACAGAAATTTAATATTCATTTCTTTGACTATTTCTCTAATGAAGTGGAAAATCTAACTCCCATGTTGGAAGATGGGATGTTATTAATTGAACGTAGTGGAGTGCAGACCACGATTCAAGTCACACCAAAGGGTAGATTATTAATACGCTGTATTTGTATGGCTTTTGATAAATATCTCAATGGCGCCATAAAATACTCAAAAGTTATATAG
- a CDS encoding MaoC family dehydratase: protein MTTGYTLEQLSIDQSVEYRKVVSQGDVQAFADVTGDTNPVHLDADYAATTSFGKPIAHGMLTAGFISAAIGTKLPGPGCIYLEQTLKFRLPVFVGQEVVTTVTVTDINERRRRATLKTVCECDGKVVVTGEATIMLPA from the coding sequence ATGACGACTGGCTATACATTAGAACAACTTTCCATCGATCAAAGTGTTGAATATCGAAAAGTAGTTTCTCAGGGTGATGTCCAAGCTTTTGCAGATGTAACGGGCGATACAAACCCTGTCCATTTAGATGCCGATTATGCCGCCACCACATCTTTTGGTAAACCTATTGCTCACGGCATGCTGACCGCTGGGTTTATCTCTGCGGCAATTGGCACTAAATTACCTGGGCCGGGTTGCATTTATTTAGAGCAAACACTGAAATTTCGTTTGCCTGTTTTTGTTGGTCAAGAAGTGGTAACGACCGTTACTGTGACCGATATTAATGAACGCCGCCGTCGTGCAACGCTAAAAACGGTTTGCGAATGTGATGGCAAAGTCGTGGTAACGGGTGAAGCAACTATCATGCTGCCAGCCTAA
- a CDS encoding HAD-IIIA family hydrolase, which yields MVKLVIFDWDGTLFDSIDKICESMLHAGVTAGAPKRDKNDIKNIIGLSLDKAVATVWPELSLNEQNIIVEHYKNLYVASDQVPPLAYPGVIEQLDKLKAAGFKMAVATGKSRRGLERVMALTNTREYFVTSRCADEALSKPHPLMLEQILTELSMSPENAIMVGDTEYDLNMATNAGMKSVAVTYGAHHESRLKACRPHELINDFNQLSNILGL from the coding sequence ATGGTTAAGTTGGTAATTTTTGATTGGGACGGTACCTTATTTGATTCCATCGATAAAATATGTGAAAGCATGTTACACGCTGGCGTGACAGCGGGTGCGCCAAAAAGAGATAAAAACGATATTAAAAACATCATTGGACTATCGCTAGATAAGGCTGTTGCTACAGTTTGGCCAGAGCTGTCATTAAACGAGCAAAACATCATTGTTGAGCACTATAAAAATCTGTATGTGGCGTCTGATCAAGTGCCGCCGTTGGCGTATCCTGGTGTTATCGAACAGCTGGATAAGCTCAAGGCGGCAGGCTTTAAAATGGCTGTAGCTACTGGAAAAAGCCGTAGAGGATTAGAAAGGGTTATGGCGCTGACGAATACGAGAGAATATTTTGTTACTTCTCGATGTGCGGATGAGGCGTTATCAAAACCCCACCCACTAATGCTTGAACAAATCTTGACTGAATTAAGCATGTCGCCAGAAAACGCCATCATGGTGGGGGATACTGAGTACGATTTAAATATGGCGACCAATGCTGGAATGAAAAGTGTTGCTGTGACCTATGGTGCGCACCATGAAAGCAGATTAAAAGCCTGTCGACCACACGAATTAATAAACGATTTTAACCAATTATCTAACATTTTAGGGCTATAA
- the fnr gene encoding fumarate/nitrate reduction transcriptional regulator Fnr has translation MSMTHTQSRFNSTLTSQCQNCSLSALCLPIALADEDINRLDQIIERKKPLKKGEFLFRQGEPFDSVFAVRSGTLKTFNITSVGEEQITGFYCPSELVGLSGIDSSVYPVSAKALETTTVCEIPFSHLEELSSQIPSLKHQIFKVMSRKISDDQQMMVLLGKKNADEKVASFLLNLSSRFKKRGYSASSFRLSMSRGEIGNYLGLAVETVSRVITRFQKNELIHVDGKEIEIIDFEEIQKLVGVASDCGKIAHI, from the coding sequence ATGTCAATGACACACACACAGTCACGTTTTAACAGTACACTTACATCACAATGCCAAAACTGTAGTTTAAGCGCCCTCTGCCTTCCTATTGCACTGGCTGACGAAGACATTAATAGATTAGATCAAATCATCGAGCGCAAAAAACCACTTAAGAAAGGTGAGTTTTTATTCAGACAAGGAGAGCCTTTTGACTCTGTGTTTGCTGTTCGTTCAGGCACGCTAAAAACCTTCAACATCACTTCTGTTGGAGAGGAGCAAATCACTGGTTTTTATTGCCCTAGTGAGTTGGTCGGTCTTAGTGGTATAGATTCAAGCGTCTACCCTGTTTCTGCCAAAGCTTTAGAAACCACTACCGTCTGTGAAATCCCATTCAGTCACTTAGAAGAGTTGTCCTCTCAGATTCCATCACTAAAGCACCAGATTTTTAAAGTAATGAGTCGAAAAATATCGGATGATCAGCAAATGATGGTATTGCTTGGCAAAAAGAATGCCGATGAGAAAGTCGCCTCTTTTCTATTGAATTTATCCAGCCGCTTTAAAAAGCGTGGTTATTCTGCCAGCTCATTCAGACTATCAATGTCTCGTGGTGAAATTGGTAATTACTTAGGCTTAGCTGTAGAAACCGTTAGTAGGGTTATCACTCGTTTTCAAAAAAATGAACTAATCCATGTTGATGGCAAAGAAATTGAAATAATTGATTTCGAAGAAATTCAAAAACTCGTTGGGGTTGCTAGCGATTGTGGTAAAATCGCCCACATTTGA
- a CDS encoding helix-turn-helix domain-containing protein has translation MGTSSNTKRKRTQRDYTMGFKLQIVMAVEKGDMTYKQAQKIYGIQGRSTVLTWLRKHGKMDWSTKVRLPMSKSPKAKETPAQTIKR, from the coding sequence ATGGGGACATCAAGTAATACCAAGCGCAAGCGTACTCAACGTGACTACACAATGGGCTTTAAATTACAGATAGTGATGGCCGTCGAAAAAGGCGACATGACTTATAAGCAAGCTCAAAAAATCTATGGAATCCAAGGGCGATCAACGGTGCTGACTTGGCTTCGAAAACACGGCAAAATGGATTGGTCTACCAAAGTGAGGCTACCCATGTCTAAATCCCCGAAAGCCAAAGAGACACCTGCTCAAACAATCAAAAGA
- the aroC gene encoding chorismate synthase, with translation MSGNTFGTLFKVTTFGESHGLALGAIVDGCPPGIELCEADLQRDLDLRKPGTSKHTTQRREADEVKILSGVFEGKTTGTPIGLLIENTDQRSKDYGNIAETFRPAHADYTYDQKYGFRDYRGGGRSSARETAMRVAAGAIAKKYLKQQFGIEIQGFLSQLGPIKLEVKDLSQVYENSFFSPDPDAIPELEEYMTALRREGDSVGAKITVIAKNVMPGLGAPVFDRLDADIAKAIMSINAVKGVEIGDGFDVVEQKGSEHRDEMTPEGFLSNHAGGVLGGISSGQDIVVHMALKPTSSITIPGKSIDRAGNAIEVITKGRHDPCVGIRATPIAEAMLALTIMDHLLKHRAQNADVACPTPIIKGQA, from the coding sequence ATGTCTGGTAATACATTTGGAACACTTTTTAAAGTCACCACATTTGGTGAAAGTCACGGTCTTGCGTTAGGCGCCATTGTTGATGGTTGCCCGCCAGGCATCGAACTCTGCGAAGCGGATCTACAACGAGATTTAGATCTTCGTAAACCAGGAACTTCAAAACACACCACACAGCGCCGCGAAGCCGATGAAGTAAAGATTCTATCTGGCGTTTTTGAAGGTAAAACAACCGGTACGCCAATCGGCTTATTGATCGAAAATACCGATCAACGTTCTAAAGACTATGGCAACATCGCAGAAACTTTCCGTCCAGCTCATGCCGATTACACTTATGACCAAAAATATGGTTTCCGTGACTATCGTGGTGGCGGTCGCTCATCTGCACGTGAAACGGCCATGCGGGTTGCTGCTGGAGCCATTGCAAAGAAATATCTGAAGCAACAGTTTGGCATTGAAATACAGGGTTTCTTGTCACAACTTGGTCCGATCAAATTGGAAGTGAAAGATTTAAGCCAAGTTTATGAAAACAGCTTTTTCAGTCCAGATCCGGACGCCATTCCAGAGCTTGAAGAGTACATGACGGCATTAAGACGCGAAGGCGACTCAGTCGGTGCGAAAATTACAGTGATTGCCAAAAATGTGATGCCTGGTTTAGGAGCGCCTGTTTTTGATCGTTTGGATGCGGATATCGCCAAAGCCATCATGAGCATTAACGCGGTTAAAGGGGTAGAAATTGGTGACGGTTTTGATGTTGTTGAGCAGAAAGGCAGCGAACACCGCGACGAAATGACACCTGAAGGTTTCCTAAGCAATCATGCTGGCGGAGTATTGGGAGGCATATCTTCTGGACAAGATATTGTTGTTCATATGGCTCTAAAACCAACATCCAGTATTACCATTCCGGGTAAGAGCATCGATCGTGCAGGAAATGCCATAGAGGTTATTACCAAAGGTCGACATGATCCTTGTGTTGGCATACGTGCAACGCCGATCGCTGAAGCCATGTTGGCTTTAACCATTATGGATCATTTGCTAAAACATAGAGCGCAAAATGCCGATGTTGCTTGTCCAACGCCCATTATCAAGGGACAAGCCTAA
- a CDS encoding CBS domain-containing protein translates to MKTLTYVSTKDVSNLTWPITTEDINLYSPALTVFTDFRTTGPRVIESSTRADELVQLMRKEHVRMKIVVDTNNQFIGVVSLEDLSEDVFIKHVANGFKRSELMVSDLMRGKEDLLALSYASLKKSDIESLLFSQRNNRLQHLLVIDEHSKAISGLISSNDIARQLRLDIDITFSSFAYLYESAIIGQRNQPKKLRVA, encoded by the coding sequence ATGAAAACCTTAACTTATGTTTCAACAAAAGATGTGAGTAATTTGACTTGGCCTATTACAACCGAGGATATAAACCTTTATTCTCCAGCATTAACTGTTTTTACCGATTTTCGCACTACTGGACCACGCGTTATAGAATCCAGTACACGCGCTGATGAGCTTGTTCAATTAATGCGCAAAGAACACGTACGAATGAAAATCGTAGTGGATACCAACAACCAATTTATAGGTGTTGTCAGTCTTGAAGACCTATCCGAAGATGTATTCATCAAGCATGTTGCTAATGGCTTTAAGCGCTCAGAATTAATGGTTTCTGACCTAATGAGAGGCAAAGAAGACCTACTTGCTTTGTCTTATGCCTCTTTAAAAAAATCCGATATAGAATCACTTTTATTTAGCCAACGAAACAACCGACTACAACACTTATTGGTCATTGATGAGCATAGCAAAGCCATTAGTGGTTTGATTTCATCAAATGACATTGCGCGCCAGTTAAGATTGGATATCGATATTACTTTTTCAAGCTTTGCTTACCTCTATGAAAGCGCAATCATAGGCCAAAGAAACCAACCCAAAAAGCTAAGAGTCGCCTAA
- a CDS encoding integrase core domain-containing protein yields the protein YQKELQRNKIKPSMTDGYDCYQNALAERVNGILKQEFLIGRCRTFKELERHISESIDIYNRYRPHLSLNMKTPEEVHEKASMESILA from the coding sequence TTATCAAAAAGAATTACAACGCAATAAAATAAAGCCGTCGATGACAGATGGCTATGACTGCTACCAAAATGCGTTAGCAGAAAGGGTGAATGGCATATTGAAGCAAGAATTTTTGATTGGAAGATGCAGAACTTTTAAAGAATTAGAAAGGCATATTAGTGAGTCTATTGATATCTATAATAGGTATCGACCTCACTTAAGTCTTAATATGAAAACACCAGAAGAAGTGCATGAAAAAGCCAGTATGGAATCCATACTGGCTTAA
- a CDS encoding adenine phosphoribosyltransferase, whose product MLYDDFYVKSLIQTIEDWPKKGISFRDITPIFSDPKGMRMVVDAYVHRYIGTDITHIACIDARGFLIAAVLAYELQKPLILVRKKGKLPGKTISQKYALEYGEAELEIQEGAVEAGDQVLLFDDLIATGGTLFAAIELLTQQGANIKEVAAIIDLPDLGGSQKLSDSNISVFSLCAYEGD is encoded by the coding sequence ATGCTTTACGACGATTTTTACGTTAAATCACTCATACAAACAATAGAAGACTGGCCAAAAAAAGGTATTAGCTTCAGAGATATCACCCCTATTTTCAGCGATCCAAAAGGGATGAGAATGGTTGTTGATGCCTATGTACATCGTTACATTGGCACAGACATTACTCATATTGCTTGTATTGATGCTCGTGGTTTTTTGATTGCAGCCGTACTGGCTTACGAACTGCAAAAACCACTAATTTTAGTACGTAAAAAAGGCAAGCTTCCCGGCAAAACAATCTCACAGAAATATGCCCTGGAATACGGTGAAGCTGAGTTAGAAATTCAAGAAGGTGCGGTTGAAGCTGGCGACCAAGTATTATTATTTGATGATTTGATTGCAACTGGTGGCACCCTTTTCGCTGCAATTGAGCTACTTACTCAACAAGGTGCAAATATAAAAGAAGTAGCTGCAATCATTGATCTTCCGGACTTAGGTGGAAGCCAAAAATTGAGTGACAGTAATATTTCTGTCTTTAGCCTTTGTGCTTACGAAGGGGATTAA
- a CDS encoding alpha/beta family hydrolase, producing the protein MTSLPIYFAHGAGAGHHNDFLQKLSKAIVQQHYVVTPVTFSYMQQQEVSGKKRPPPRFNTLIPEYESYIQDENACIVAGKSMGGRVATQLTHHSMVKAVICFGFPFHPAGKSEKHRLSFLQDMKVPCLIIQGTRDQLGSYDWVSRQTLPDNVDIIWVEGADHDFKTLKKYNRTIDDTILEIASHTDAWLKKHLAREKFYGTPSRA; encoded by the coding sequence ATGACTTCACTTCCTATATACTTTGCCCATGGTGCTGGTGCTGGCCACCACAATGATTTTTTACAAAAATTATCTAAGGCTATAGTCCAGCAACATTATGTTGTTACTCCTGTTACTTTCTCCTATATGCAACAGCAAGAAGTGTCAGGAAAAAAAAGGCCGCCCCCTAGGTTTAATACGTTGATTCCAGAATACGAGAGTTATATTCAGGATGAAAATGCCTGTATTGTGGCAGGCAAGTCCATGGGAGGGCGTGTAGCCACTCAATTGACTCATCATTCAATGGTCAAGGCTGTTATCTGCTTTGGCTTTCCTTTCCATCCAGCAGGAAAGTCAGAAAAACATAGACTTTCGTTTCTACAAGATATGAAGGTTCCATGCCTTATTATTCAAGGCACACGCGACCAACTTGGCTCATATGATTGGGTTAGTCGGCAAACACTCCCAGATAACGTGGATATTATTTGGGTCGAGGGTGCAGATCATGACTTTAAAACCTTAAAAAAATACAATAGAACGATTGATGACACTATTTTAGAGATTGCCAGCCATACTGACGCTTGGCTTAAAAAACACTTAGCTAGAGAGAAATTCTATGGAACACCAAGCCGTGCTTGA